The Pseudomonas allokribbensis genome has a window encoding:
- the mreB gene encoding rod shape-determining protein MreB, with translation MFKKLRGMFSSDLSIDLGTANTLIYVRERGIVLNEPSVVAIRTHGNQKSVVAVGTEAKRMLGRTPGNIAAIRPMKDGVIADFSVCEKMLQYFINKVHENSFLQPSPRVLICVPCKSTQVERRAIRESALGAGAREVFLIEEPMAAAIGAGLPVEEARGSMVVDIGGGTTEIALISLNGVVYAESVRVGGDRFDEAIITYVRRNYGSLIGESTAERIKQEIGTAYPGGEVREVDVRGRNLAEGVPRAFTLNSNEVLEALQESLATIVQAVKSALEQSPPELASDIAERGLVLTGGGALLRDLDKLLAQETGLPVIVAEDPLTCVARGGGRALEMMDKHTMDLLSSE, from the coding sequence ATGTTCAAGAAACTGCGTGGCATGTTTTCCAGCGATCTTTCCATTGACCTGGGCACTGCCAACACCCTTATTTACGTGCGCGAGCGCGGTATCGTCCTGAATGAGCCATCGGTTGTGGCCATTCGGACACACGGTAACCAGAAAAGTGTCGTTGCTGTCGGCACCGAGGCCAAGCGCATGCTCGGCCGTACGCCGGGCAACATTGCTGCCATTCGTCCGATGAAGGACGGCGTCATTGCCGACTTCAGCGTCTGCGAAAAGATGCTGCAATACTTTATCAACAAGGTTCACGAAAACAGCTTCCTGCAGCCTAGCCCTCGTGTGCTGATCTGCGTTCCATGCAAGTCCACCCAGGTTGAGCGTCGTGCCATCCGTGAATCGGCCCTTGGTGCCGGTGCGCGTGAAGTGTTCCTGATCGAAGAGCCGATGGCTGCTGCGATCGGTGCCGGCCTGCCGGTTGAAGAAGCACGCGGCTCGATGGTCGTGGATATCGGTGGCGGTACTACCGAAATCGCGCTGATCTCCCTGAACGGTGTGGTCTACGCCGAATCCGTCCGCGTTGGCGGCGACCGCTTCGACGAAGCGATCATCACCTACGTGCGCCGCAACTACGGCAGCCTGATCGGCGAATCCACCGCCGAGCGCATCAAGCAGGAAATCGGTACGGCCTACCCGGGCGGCGAAGTTCGCGAAGTCGACGTTCGCGGTCGCAACCTGGCCGAAGGCGTTCCACGCGCATTCACCCTGAACTCCAATGAAGTGCTGGAAGCTCTGCAAGAGTCCCTGGCAACTATCGTTCAGGCCGTAAAAAGCGCCCTGGAGCAATCGCCGCCGGAACTGGCTTCCGACATCGCCGAGCGTGGCCTGGTGCTGACCGGTGGTGGCGCGCTGCTGCGTGACCTCGACAAGTTGCTGGCCCAGGAAACCGGTCTGCCGGTGATCGTTGCCGAAGACCCGCTGACCTGTGTTGCTCGCGGCGGTGGCCGTGCACTGGAAATGATGGACAAGCACACCATGGACCTGCTCTCCAGCGAATAA
- the gatB gene encoding Asp-tRNA(Asn)/Glu-tRNA(Gln) amidotransferase subunit GatB: MQWEVVIGLEIHTQLTTRSKIFSGSSTTFGSEPNTQASLIDLGMPGVLPVLNQEAVRMAVMFGLAIDAEIGQHNVFARKNYFYPDLPKGYQISQMELPIVGKGHLDIALEDGTVKRVGITRAHLEEDAGKSLHEEFSGATGIDLNRAGTPLLEIVSEPDMRSAKEAVAYVKAIHALVRYLGICDGNMAEGSLRCDCNVSIRPKGQVEFGTRCEIKNVNSFRFIEKAINSEIQRQIDLIEDGGKVIQQTRLYDPNKDETRPMRSKEEANDYRYFPDPDLLPVVIEDSFLNDVRGTLPELPPQKRERFQSAFGLSAYDANVLATSREQADYFEKVASIGGDAKLAANWVMVELGSLLNKQNLDIEDSPVSAEQLGGMLQRIKDNTISGKIAKVVFEAMANGEGSADEIIEKRGLKQVTDTGAISAVLDEMLAANAEQVEQYRAADEAKRGKMFGFFVGQAMKASKGKANPQQVNELLKSKLEG; this comes from the coding sequence ATGCAATGGGAAGTCGTGATCGGGCTGGAGATTCACACCCAGCTCACCACCCGGTCGAAAATCTTTTCCGGTAGTTCCACCACATTCGGTTCCGAGCCAAACACCCAGGCCAGCCTGATCGACCTGGGCATGCCCGGCGTGCTGCCGGTGCTCAACCAGGAAGCCGTGCGCATGGCGGTGATGTTCGGTCTGGCGATTGACGCCGAGATCGGTCAGCACAACGTGTTCGCCCGCAAGAACTACTTCTACCCGGACCTGCCGAAGGGCTACCAGATCAGCCAGATGGAATTGCCGATCGTCGGCAAGGGCCACCTGGACATCGCCCTGGAAGACGGCACGGTCAAACGCGTCGGCATCACCCGTGCGCACCTGGAAGAAGACGCCGGCAAGAGCCTGCACGAAGAATTCAGCGGTGCCACCGGCATCGACCTGAACCGTGCCGGCACACCGCTGCTGGAAATCGTTTCCGAACCTGACATGCGCAGTGCCAAGGAAGCCGTGGCCTACGTCAAGGCGATCCACGCGCTGGTGCGCTACCTGGGCATCTGCGACGGCAACATGGCCGAAGGCTCGCTGCGCTGCGACTGCAACGTGTCGATCCGTCCGAAAGGCCAGGTTGAATTCGGCACGCGCTGCGAGATCAAGAACGTCAACTCGTTCCGTTTCATCGAGAAGGCGATCAACTCCGAGATCCAGCGTCAGATCGACCTGATCGAAGACGGCGGCAAAGTGATCCAGCAGACCCGTCTGTATGATCCGAACAAGGACGAAACCCGTCCGATGCGCAGCAAAGAGGAAGCCAACGACTACCGTTACTTCCCCGATCCGGACCTGCTGCCGGTGGTCATCGAGGACTCGTTCCTCAACGACGTGCGCGGCACCCTGCCGGAACTGCCACCGCAAAAACGCGAGCGCTTCCAGAGTGCGTTCGGTCTGTCGGCCTACGACGCCAACGTGCTGGCCACCAGCCGTGAGCAGGCGGACTACTTCGAGAAGGTCGCAAGCATCGGCGGCGACGCCAAACTGGCGGCGAACTGGGTGATGGTCGAGTTGGGCAGCCTGCTCAACAAGCAGAACCTGGACATCGAGGATTCGCCGGTTTCGGCCGAGCAACTGGGCGGCATGCTGCAGCGCATCAAGGACAACACCATCTCCGGCAAGATCGCCAAAGTGGTGTTCGAAGCGATGGCCAACGGCGAAGGCAGCGCGGACGAGATCATCGAAAAGCGCGGCCTGAAGCAGGTCACCGACACTGGCGCGATCTCGGCAGTGCTGGACGAAATGCTCGCGGCCAACGCCGAGCAGGTCGAGCAATACCGTGCGGCAGACGAAGCCAAGCGCGGCAAGATGTTCGGCTTCTTCGTCGGTCAGGCCATGAAAGCCTCCAAAGGCAAGGCCAACCCGCAGCAAGTGAACGAACTGCTGAAAAGCAAGCTCGAAGGCTGA
- a CDS encoding AEC family transporter, which produces MLAIFLETLNITAPVFAMLFLGVLLKRIDWINDNFIHTASSLVFNVTMPALLFLGILHADLHAALQPALLIYFALATLASFALAWGWAIFRCPREDRGIYTQGAFRGNNGVIGLALAASMYGDYGISLGAILAALVILFYNTLSTIVLAVYSPVIKSDPWSICKSVISNPLIISVIAAAPFAWFKIGLPGWLETSGQYLAQTTLPLALICIGGTLSLAALRKSGSLALSSSLVKMIGLPVLATLGAWLWGFRGAELGILFLYFGSPTAAASFVMARAAQGNHELAAAIIVLTTLMAAITTNVGIFFLQWGGWI; this is translated from the coding sequence ATGCTGGCAATCTTCCTCGAAACCCTGAACATCACCGCGCCGGTGTTTGCCATGCTGTTTCTCGGTGTGTTGCTCAAGCGCATCGACTGGATCAACGACAATTTCATCCACACAGCGTCGTCGCTGGTGTTCAACGTCACCATGCCGGCGCTGTTGTTTCTCGGCATCCTGCATGCCGACCTGCACGCCGCGCTGCAACCGGCGCTGCTGATCTACTTTGCCCTCGCCACGCTGGCCAGTTTTGCCCTGGCCTGGGGCTGGGCGATTTTCCGCTGCCCGCGTGAGGATCGCGGTATCTACACCCAAGGTGCGTTTCGTGGCAACAACGGGGTGATCGGTCTGGCGCTGGCGGCGAGCATGTATGGCGACTACGGGATTTCCCTCGGGGCGATTCTCGCGGCGCTGGTGATCCTCTTCTACAACACGCTGTCGACCATTGTGCTGGCGGTCTACAGCCCGGTGATCAAGTCCGATCCGTGGAGTATCTGCAAAAGCGTCATCAGCAATCCGCTGATCATCAGCGTGATCGCGGCGGCGCCGTTTGCCTGGTTCAAGATCGGATTGCCGGGATGGCTGGAAACGTCGGGTCAGTACCTGGCGCAAACCACGCTGCCGCTGGCTCTGATCTGCATTGGCGGCACGCTGTCGCTGGCGGCGCTGCGCAAGAGCGGCAGCCTGGCGCTGAGTTCCAGTCTGGTGAAGATGATCGGCCTGCCGGTGCTCGCGACGTTGGGTGCGTGGCTGTGGGGCTTTCGTGGGGCGGAACTGGGGATTCTGTTTCTGTACTTCGGCAGCCCGACGGCGGCCGCGAGTTTTGTCATGGCCCGTGCAGCCCAGGGCAATCATGAACTGGCGGCGGCGATCATCGTGTTGACCACGTTGATGGCGGCGATCACCACCAACGTCGGGATCTTCTTCTTGCAGTGGGGCGGGTGGATCTGA
- the garD gene encoding galactarate dehydratase — MQLIEHSDSPRYIRLHERDNVVVVVNDQGVPAGTAFADGLVTVDFVPQSHKVTLEDIPEGGQVIRYGQIIGYALQPIPRGSWVKEDQLRMPTAPPLDSLPLSTEVPAAQAPLEGYTFEGYRNADGTVGTRNILGITTTVQCVTGVLDHAVKRIKDELLPKYPHVDDVVALTHSYGCGVAITATDAYIPIRTVRNLARNPNLGGEALVISLGCEKLQAGQVMHEDDASVDLSEPWLYRLQDSSHGFTEMIEQIMELAEVRLKKLDQRRRETVPASELILGMQCGGSDAFSGITANPALGYASDLLLRAGATVMFSEVTEVRDAIYLLTSRAQTKTVAEELVREMDWYDRYLAKGEADRSANTTPGNKKGGLSNIVEKSLGSIVKSGSSAINGVLGPGERFKQKGLIFCATPASDFVCGTLQLAAGMNLHVFTTGRGTPYGLAMAPVVKVSTRTELAQRWPDLIDIDAGRIATGRATIEELGWELFHYYLDVASGKQQTWAEKHKLHNDITLFNPAPIT; from the coding sequence ATGCAGTTGATTGAACATTCCGACTCGCCGCGCTACATCCGCCTGCACGAGCGGGACAACGTAGTGGTCGTGGTCAACGACCAGGGCGTTCCGGCCGGCACCGCATTCGCCGATGGCCTGGTGACGGTGGATTTCGTGCCGCAGAGCCACAAAGTCACCCTCGAAGACATTCCCGAGGGCGGTCAGGTGATTCGCTACGGCCAGATCATCGGCTATGCGTTGCAGCCGATTCCCCGTGGCAGTTGGGTCAAGGAAGATCAACTGCGCATGCCGACCGCGCCACCGCTGGACAGCCTGCCGCTGTCCACCGAAGTGCCGGCCGCGCAGGCACCGCTGGAGGGTTACACCTTCGAGGGTTATCGCAATGCCGACGGCACCGTCGGCACGCGCAACATCCTCGGGATCACCACCACCGTGCAATGCGTCACCGGGGTGCTGGATCACGCGGTAAAGCGGATCAAGGATGAACTGTTGCCGAAGTACCCGCACGTCGATGACGTGGTGGCGCTGACCCACAGTTACGGTTGCGGCGTGGCCATCACGGCCACCGATGCCTACATCCCGATCCGTACCGTGCGCAATCTGGCGCGCAACCCGAACCTCGGTGGCGAGGCGCTGGTGATCAGTCTGGGCTGCGAGAAATTGCAGGCCGGGCAGGTGATGCACGAGGATGACGCGTCGGTCGACCTGAGCGAGCCGTGGCTGTATCGCTTGCAGGATTCCAGTCACGGCTTCACCGAAATGATCGAGCAGATCATGGAACTGGCCGAAGTTCGCCTGAAGAAACTCGACCAGCGCCGCCGGGAAACCGTGCCGGCGTCCGAGCTGATCCTCGGCATGCAGTGCGGTGGCAGCGATGCGTTTTCCGGGATCACCGCGAACCCCGCGCTGGGTTACGCCTCGGATTTGCTGCTGCGGGCGGGGGCGACGGTGATGTTTTCCGAAGTCACCGAAGTGCGTGACGCGATTTACCTGCTGACCTCACGGGCCCAGACCAAAACCGTTGCCGAGGAACTGGTGCGCGAGATGGACTGGTACGACCGTTACCTGGCCAAGGGCGAAGCGGATCGCAGCGCCAACACCACGCCGGGTAACAAGAAGGGCGGGTTGTCGAACATTGTCGAGAAGTCGCTGGGGTCGATCGTCAAATCCGGCAGCAGTGCGATCAACGGCGTGCTCGGCCCTGGGGAGCGCTTCAAGCAGAAAGGTTTGATCTTCTGCGCGACGCCGGCGAGTGATTTTGTCTGCGGCACGTTGCAACTGGCGGCGGGGATGAACTTGCATGTGTTCACCACCGGGCGTGGCACGCCTTATGGTCTGGCCATGGCGCCGGTGGTGAAGGTTTCGACCCGTACGGAGCTGGCGCAGCGTTGGCCTGACCTGATTGATATTGATGCCGGGCGGATTGCCACTGGGCGCGCGACCATCGAGGAGTTGGGTTGGGAGTTGTTCCACTACTATCTGGATGTGGCGAGCGGCAAGCAGCAGACGTGGGCGGAGAAGCACAAGCTGCATAACGACATTACGTTGTTCAATCCGGCACCGATTACTTGA
- a CDS encoding carboxymuconolactone decarboxylase family protein, which translates to MTESKKSGVEIRRQVMGDAFVDRALGNATEFTQPLQDFVNEHAWGGVWNREGLPLKTRSLITLAALTALKCPQELKGHVRGALNNGCTVDEIREALLHCAVYAGVPAAIDAFRAAQEVIDSYQKPE; encoded by the coding sequence ATGACCGAATCGAAGAAATCCGGGGTCGAAATCCGCCGCCAGGTAATGGGCGATGCATTTGTCGACCGCGCGCTGGGCAACGCCACTGAATTCACCCAACCGTTGCAGGATTTCGTCAACGAACACGCCTGGGGCGGCGTGTGGAATCGCGAAGGTTTGCCGCTGAAAACCCGCAGCCTGATCACCCTCGCCGCGCTGACCGCGTTGAAGTGCCCGCAGGAGTTGAAGGGCCACGTGCGCGGTGCGTTGAACAATGGCTGCACGGTCGATGAGATCCGTGAAGCGCTGCTGCATTGCGCGGTGTATGCCGGCGTGCCGGCGGCGATCGATGCGTTTCGTGCGGCGCAGGAAGTGATCGACAGTTACCAGAAGCCTGAGTAA
- the gatC gene encoding Asp-tRNA(Asn)/Glu-tRNA(Gln) amidotransferase subunit GatC — MALERSDVEKIAHLASLGLNDADLPQITSALNSILGLVDEMQAVNTDGIEPLAHPLEASQRLRADVVTETNNREAYQSIAPAVENGLYLVPKVID; from the coding sequence ATGGCGCTAGAACGCTCCGACGTGGAAAAAATCGCTCATCTGGCCAGCCTTGGCCTTAATGATGCCGATCTTCCACAAATCACTTCGGCCCTCAACAGCATTCTCGGGCTGGTCGACGAAATGCAGGCGGTCAATACCGATGGTATCGAGCCGCTGGCCCACCCGCTGGAAGCCAGTCAGCGCCTGCGCGCCGACGTCGTGACCGAGACGAATAACCGCGAGGCCTATCAGTCCATCGCACCAGCGGTCGAAAACGGCCTGTATCTGGTTCCGAAAGTCATCGACTAA
- the mreC gene encoding rod shape-determining protein MreC, whose protein sequence is MKPLFAKGPSLGVRLLVLAVLSVALMVVDARFSLLKPARSQMSLVLMDAYWITDLPGRLWEGVASQFGSRTELVAENEKLKTENLLLQGRMQKLAALTEQNVRLRELLNSSALVNEKVEVAELIGMDPNPFTHRIIINKGERDGVVLGQPVLDARGLMGQVVELMPYTSRVLLLTDSTHSIPVQVNRNGLRAIASGTGNPERLELRHVADTADVKEGDLLVSSGLGQRFPAGYPVATVKEVIHDSGQPFAIVRAVPTAALNRSRYLLLVFSDNRTAEERANDAAQAQENLDVFGGGPIIPATVPKTVNTPAQAQAPAAASTPAAPAAATPAKPAASKPPATPAKPPAATPAASKPPAAQPASARPAAKPPVTAPATTGGRE, encoded by the coding sequence ATTAAACCGCTTTTCGCCAAGGGCCCCTCACTGGGCGTGCGCTTGTTGGTGCTGGCCGTGCTGTCGGTCGCGCTGATGGTGGTCGATGCCCGTTTCAGCCTGCTCAAGCCTGCCCGCAGCCAGATGTCGCTGGTGCTGATGGACGCTTACTGGATCACCGACCTGCCCGGCAGGCTGTGGGAAGGTGTCGCCAGTCAGTTCGGCAGTCGCACCGAGCTGGTCGCCGAAAACGAAAAACTCAAGACCGAGAACCTGCTGTTGCAGGGCCGCATGCAAAAGCTTGCCGCCCTCACCGAGCAGAACGTCCGTCTGCGCGAGTTGCTCAATTCCTCCGCGCTGGTCAACGAGAAGGTCGAAGTGGCCGAGCTGATCGGCATGGACCCGAATCCCTTCACCCATCGCATCATCATCAATAAAGGTGAGCGCGACGGCGTGGTGCTCGGTCAGCCGGTGCTTGATGCACGCGGCCTGATGGGGCAGGTGGTCGAACTGATGCCGTACACCTCCCGTGTTTTGCTGCTGACCGACTCGACCCACAGCATTCCTGTGCAGGTGAACCGTAATGGTCTGCGGGCGATTGCCAGCGGCACCGGTAACCCTGAGCGTCTGGAACTGCGCCATGTGGCCGATACGGCCGATGTCAAAGAAGGCGATCTGCTGGTCAGCTCCGGCCTGGGCCAGCGCTTCCCGGCCGGCTACCCGGTGGCGACGGTCAAGGAAGTGATCCACGATTCCGGCCAGCCATTCGCCATTGTCCGCGCCGTACCGACGGCTGCGCTGAACCGCAGCCGCTACCTGTTGCTGGTGTTCAGCGACAACCGTACGGCTGAAGAGCGTGCCAACGATGCGGCGCAGGCTCAGGAAAACCTTGATGTGTTTGGTGGTGGCCCGATCATTCCAGCCACTGTGCCGAAAACGGTGAATACACCGGCTCAGGCTCAAGCACCTGCTGCGGCCAGCACACCTGCTGCACCCGCTGCTGCTACGCCAGCCAAACCCGCCGCGAGCAAACCGCCAGCGACGCCGGCCAAACCACCCGCAGCGACGCCGGCAGCCAGCAAGCCGCCAGCCGCTCAGCCTGCCAGCGCACGGCCGGCCGCCAAACCGCCTGTCACTGCGCCGGCTACCACTGGGGGACGAGAATAA
- a CDS encoding calcium/sodium antiporter: MIELLCGLFLLIAGAELMVRAAVRLAARLHVRPLIIGLTIVALGSSAPQMAVSLQATLTHNPDIAVGSVIGSSIFNILVTLGLSALIIPLRVSRQLVRLDIPLMIGASLLVFVLAWNEEIGRFDGVLLLSALGLYLGLLLRQSRHSARPHSDHPQTQPAPWFTSLLMIVAGLAMLVFAGHLLLGAAVAVATDLGFSERVIGLTVVAVGTSLPELATSLIAALRGQRDIAVGNVIGANLFNLLGVLGITALIAPTPLSVSPNALDFDLPVMLGVAALCLPVFYSGYRVTRAEGLLLLGLYLAYGLHVVSFTTGMPLAGKLERLMLFYVLPTLLTFLFITSVRAWRRQHHKRDVP; this comes from the coding sequence GTGATCGAACTGCTCTGTGGGCTGTTCCTGCTGATCGCCGGTGCCGAACTGATGGTGCGCGCAGCCGTGCGTCTGGCTGCGCGCCTGCATGTGCGGCCGCTGATCATCGGCCTGACCATCGTCGCCCTCGGCAGCAGCGCCCCGCAAATGGCGGTCAGCCTGCAAGCGACCCTGACGCACAACCCCGACATCGCCGTCGGCAGCGTGATCGGCAGCAGCATTTTCAACATCCTCGTGACCCTCGGCCTGTCGGCTCTGATCATTCCGCTGCGGGTTTCGCGGCAACTGGTGCGCCTGGACATCCCGCTGATGATCGGCGCCAGCCTGCTGGTGTTCGTACTGGCCTGGAATGAAGAGATCGGCCGTTTCGACGGTGTTCTGCTGCTGAGCGCGTTGGGGCTGTATCTCGGCTTGCTGCTGCGCCAGTCGCGCCACTCGGCCCGGCCGCATTCCGATCATCCTCAGACTCAGCCGGCTCCCTGGTTCACCAGCCTGCTGATGATCGTCGCCGGTCTGGCCATGCTGGTGTTCGCCGGGCATTTGCTGCTGGGTGCAGCGGTCGCGGTGGCTACCGATCTCGGGTTCTCCGAGCGAGTCATCGGCCTGACCGTGGTCGCGGTCGGCACCTCGCTGCCAGAGCTCGCCACTTCGTTGATCGCCGCATTGCGCGGTCAGCGGGACATTGCCGTAGGCAACGTGATCGGCGCCAACCTGTTCAACCTGCTCGGGGTCCTCGGCATCACCGCATTGATCGCACCGACGCCACTCTCAGTGTCGCCGAATGCACTGGATTTCGACCTGCCGGTGATGCTCGGCGTCGCCGCGCTGTGCCTGCCGGTGTTCTATTCCGGCTACCGCGTGACTCGGGCCGAAGGCTTGTTGCTGCTCGGTTTGTACCTGGCGTACGGGCTGCACGTGGTGTCCTTCACCACCGGCATGCCGCTGGCCGGCAAGCTCGAACGGTTGATGCTGTTTTATGTCCTGCCGACGCTGCTGACGTTTCTGTTTATCACGTCGGTGCGCGCCTGGCGCCGCCAACACCACAAGAGGGATGTGCCATGA
- a CDS encoding septal ring lytic transglycosylase RlpA family protein produces MKRLFISCALLSLLAGCASTDVIDPHGYDQTGVASYYGAKHHGKRTASGEAFNQNSLTAAHRQLPFGTRVKVTNLKNDKSCVVRINDRGPHTRGRIIDVSREAAERLGMIGSGTARVRVQALDN; encoded by the coding sequence ATGAAGCGTCTATTCATCAGCTGCGCCCTGCTCTCTCTGCTGGCCGGTTGCGCCAGCACCGATGTCATCGACCCGCACGGTTACGACCAGACCGGCGTCGCCTCCTATTACGGAGCCAAACACCACGGTAAACGCACCGCCAGCGGCGAAGCGTTCAACCAGAATTCCCTGACCGCCGCCCATCGCCAGCTGCCCTTCGGCACCCGGGTGAAGGTCACCAACCTGAAAAACGACAAATCCTGCGTGGTACGCATCAATGACCGTGGGCCGCACACCCGTGGGCGCATCATCGATGTTTCACGCGAAGCCGCCGAACGTCTCGGCATGATTGGCAGCGGCACGGCACGGGTTCGCGTGCAGGCCCTCGACAACTGA
- the gatA gene encoding Asp-tRNA(Asn)/Glu-tRNA(Gln) amidotransferase subunit GatA — translation MHQMTLAEIARGLADKKFSSEELTKVLLARITQLDPQLNSFISLTEELALEQAKAADVRRANGESGALLGAPIAHKDLFCTQGIRTSCGSKMLDNFKAPYDATVVAKLAAAGTVTLGKTNMDEFAMGSANESSWYGAVKNPWNLEHVPGGSSGGSAAAVAARLLPAATATDTGGSIRQPAAFTNLTGLKPTYGRVSRWGMIAYASSLDQGGPLARTAEDCAILLQGMAGFDPNDSTSIDEPVPDYAAGLNGSLQGLRIGVPKEYFGAGLDPRIAELIQNSIKELQKLGAVIKEISLPNMQHAIPAYYVIAPAEASSNLSRFDGVRFGHRCADPKNLEDLYKRSRGEGFGAEVQRRIMVGAYALSAGYYDAYYLKAQKIRRLVKNDFMTAFNEVDIILGPTTPNPAWKLGAKNSDPVAAYLEDVYTITANLAGLPGLSMPAGFVDGLPVGVQLLAPYFQEGRLLNVAHQYQLNTDWHTRTPTGF, via the coding sequence ATGCATCAAATGACTCTGGCCGAGATCGCCCGCGGTCTCGCCGATAAAAAGTTTTCTTCCGAAGAGCTGACCAAAGTCCTGCTGGCGCGCATTACCCAGCTCGACCCGCAGCTCAACAGTTTCATCAGCCTCACCGAAGAGCTGGCCCTCGAGCAGGCGAAAGCCGCCGACGTGCGCCGGGCCAACGGTGAGAGCGGCGCCCTGCTTGGTGCGCCGATCGCCCACAAAGACCTGTTCTGCACCCAGGGCATCCGCACCAGCTGCGGCTCGAAGATGCTCGACAACTTCAAGGCGCCGTACGACGCCACCGTGGTTGCCAAACTGGCCGCCGCTGGCACCGTGACTCTGGGCAAGACCAACATGGACGAATTCGCCATGGGTTCGGCCAACGAGTCGAGCTGGTACGGCGCGGTGAAAAACCCGTGGAACCTGGAACACGTACCGGGCGGCTCGTCCGGTGGTTCGGCGGCGGCGGTTGCCGCTCGTCTGTTGCCGGCGGCTACCGCGACCGACACTGGTGGCTCGATCCGTCAGCCGGCCGCGTTCACCAACCTCACCGGCCTGAAACCGACCTACGGTCGTGTTTCGCGCTGGGGCATGATCGCCTACGCCTCCAGCCTCGATCAGGGCGGCCCGTTGGCTCGCACGGCCGAAGACTGCGCGATTTTGTTGCAAGGCATGGCTGGCTTCGATCCGAACGACTCCACCAGCATCGATGAACCGGTGCCGGACTACGCCGCCGGTCTGAATGGTTCGTTGCAAGGCCTGCGCATCGGCGTGCCGAAGGAATACTTCGGTGCCGGTCTCGACCCGCGCATCGCCGAGCTGATCCAGAACAGCATCAAAGAGCTGCAGAAGCTCGGTGCCGTGATCAAGGAAATCAGCCTGCCGAACATGCAGCACGCCATTCCGGCGTACTACGTGATCGCTCCGGCGGAAGCCTCTTCCAACCTGTCGCGTTTCGACGGCGTGCGCTTCGGCCACCGCTGCGCAGACCCGAAGAACCTGGAAGACCTGTACAAGCGCTCCCGTGGCGAAGGCTTTGGTGCCGAAGTGCAGCGCCGGATCATGGTCGGTGCCTACGCGCTGTCTGCCGGTTACTACGACGCCTACTACCTGAAAGCGCAGAAGATCCGTCGCCTGGTGAAGAACGACTTCATGACGGCCTTTAATGAAGTCGACATCATCCTCGGCCCGACCACGCCAAACCCGGCCTGGAAACTCGGCGCCAAGAACAGCGACCCGGTCGCTGCCTACCTGGAAGACGTCTACACCATCACCGCCAACCTCGCGGGCCTGCCGGGCCTGTCGATGCCGGCCGGTTTCGTCGACGGCCTGCCGGTCGGCGTGCAACTGCTCGCTCCGTATTTCCAGGAAGGTCGCCTGTTGAACGTTGCCCACCAGTATCAGTTGAACACTGACTGGCACACCCGCACCCCAACCGGCTTCTGA